In Helianthus annuus cultivar XRQ/B chromosome 9, HanXRQr2.0-SUNRISE, whole genome shotgun sequence, the following are encoded in one genomic region:
- the LOC110874025 gene encoding proline-rich extensin-like protein EPR1 codes for MVDPVDPAFADDADFDMEFVDPEHAMALEPVAAPDTVLEHEPVHAGIPIDPVIVDPPIDDHPVDAPLLEGDHIVATDHVDPPLIADAPVDPLVAPHHDPMPVQFDRALFEAQIDPRDEHAQHGWIPTDDEIPPIPPQTTEARHVDFSFSFAPYTPPARPGEGSSAHPFGHVPTSVPVVPQFSPVFPPVPPFPVTPFDPASEPFLWTSPPVMPPSDPYHPFHMGYSIEDVLMSFVVQQEALTLRIQELERAQPPPCQCQSQTHPAPCSPLDLCYQTMLYAFWH; via the coding sequence ATGGTTGACCCAGTAGACCCTGCATTCGCTGACGATGCAGATTTTGATATGGAGTTCGTTGATCCCGAGCATGCCATGGCCCTTGAGCCGGTAGCTGCTCCTGACACAGTGCTTGAGCATGAACCTGTTCATGCTGGCATACCTATTGATCCTGTGATTGTTGACCCGCCCATTGATGATCACCCTGTCGATGCTCCGTTGTTGGAGGGAGATCATATTGTTGCTACTGATCATGTTGATCCCCCACTTATCGCTGATGCACCTGTTGACCCTCTTGTTGCACCCCATCATGATCCTATGCCAGTGCAGTTTGACCGTGCACTTTTTGAGGCACAGATTGACCCCCGAGATGAGCACGCCCAGCATGGGTGGATTCCTACTGATGACGAgattccacctattccccctcagaCCACCGAGGCACGTCACGTTGATTTCTCTTTTTCATTTGCTCCGTACACACCTCCagcgcgacctggagagggttcttcggcccatccctttggaCATGTGCCGACATCTGTTCCCGTTGTACCACAGTTCTCACCTGTTTTTCCCCCTGTTCCTCCATTTCCTGTGACGCCTTTCGATCCAGCCAGTGAGCCATTCCTTTGGACGTCACCGCCTGTGATGCCACCATcagacccctaccatcctttccacaTGGGGTATTCTATCGAGGACGTTCTTATGTCTTTTGTTGTTCAGCAGGAGGCACTGACTCTACGCattcaggagctcgagagagctcagccgccgcCATGTCAGTGCCAGAGTCAGACTCACCCTGCTCCCTGCAGCCCCCTCGACCTTTGCTACCAGACTATGCTGTACGCCTTTtggcactag